AAATCTATTTCATATAACGATAGTCAGTAAAGGAGGGAAAAAGTTATAGAAAAATATAAGATTCTATTTTTGATAACTGCAATAGGGAGTATAGCTTGGATATATATTGAAATATTTATAGGTTTATAAGAAAGACTAGCTCAAAGATAAAAAACATCAAAAACATTGACAAAAGAAGAAAAACAAATAAAAAACAAGTAAGTGGGAAAGTGTTTAGTATATTTTCAAAAATAACAGAAAAATTAGATGATAGAGAAAAAATCAAACTAAAATTATTTCAAGCAGGAGAGCAATTTAAGGATTTAGGAATAAATGAAAATAACTATACAAGTGCAAAAATTCTTTTTTCACTATTTGCTTTATTAATGATGAAGAAGGCTGAAACTTCTTGGATGAAACCTATAATATTTGCAGTAATGGCATGGGTACTAATAGAATGGTATGTGTATAGAAAAAAGAAAAAAAGGCATAAGGAAATAGAAACAGAATTAGATTCTTTGATTGCAAGTACTATACTGTTTTTGGAGCAAGGTTTTAATCAAAGTGAATTATTTACTATGCTTAGTCATAGGATTAAAAGTGATAATCCATTACATATAGAAATAGTTAGAGCAAAAATTAAAATTAACAAGTAATAAAGTAAATACAAATATAAACGATATATTGAAAAAATTTATGGATCGTATAGGAATGGAGTAAATAGATAATTATTGCTTAGCACTTATGCAATATGATGAGTCAGGAAAAGCTATACGGATACTTAAAAAACAACTAGAACTCATAAGGAACCAGGAAAATCAAAAGCAGCAAAGACAAACACAGAGAAAAGCTCAATTAAACAGTATATCAATTGCTTTGCTTGTTATTAATGTAATACTTATAATTGTAATACCTATGATTATTTCAATATTAAATAATCCAATATTTAAAAAATAAATTTAAAGGAGGAAAAAAGAAATGCAAGCTATTAGAATGTTAATTGAAACTACAAAAATGCGTAAAGTTAGAATGGACCAAAAAGGAGGACCAGGACTAGAGGAAGCGGCACTTCTATTATTTATTGGACTTGTAGTATTTTCTGGAGCAGATGGTTTAGGAAATGCAATCAGTACTGTATTTACTAATGTTACAAGTGAAATTACAAGCACATTTGGCACAAATTAATTAGGAATATAGAGTATGATAAAGATTATACTGATTTTAGTTGTAGGGATAGCTGCTTACTATGACTATAAAAAAAGAATAGTACCTGATAAACTTATATTTCCATCAATATTTATAGGAATAACTATAGCCTTAATTAATAAAGAAATAAGTAAAATAGTAGCAGCTATTTTACTTTATTTTTTTCTTTATTTATTTTTATATAGAACAAGGATCATTCCTGGTGGAGATATAAAAGTCCTGGTATTTATATTTACTTTAACGGATTGGGAATTTTTATTTAAAGTAGTTTATTCAACTATGATTTTTACAATTCCCTTATATATATACTATTTGATAAAACAAAGTAAAAATGGGAAAAAAGAGATAATTCCTTTAGTTGTACCAATATTTTTAGCATGCATATATCATGTATTTAAAATGGAGGGAGCTTCATGTATCAAAGTATTGTTTTTTTAGTGATTGTAATTTTAATTGTGTGTATGTTAGTTGCATTTACAGAACCGATAAAAATAAGTTTTACTGAATTGCTTATGACTATAGCATACAATAAAGGTTTGGATATGATGCAACAACAAGGAGGATTAACTCCTGAAATAGAAACAGCTATAAAAGATTTTTTAGAAAGGTTTGGATTGGATAGAAGTAAAATAACAGTAAATGGAACATTAGCTCCTGTTGATTGGGGAGACGAAATAATATTAGAAATAAGCTATGATAAAGAGTATAAAGAGTATGATGTAGAGAATTTAGTTAATATAGTATCACAAACTAAAACAGCACAACTAGTAATTGATGGTGCTACAACATCATATTTTTTTGATAATAATTAGGGGTAGATAAAAATGCTAAAAAAATTAAAAATGAATGAAAAAGCTGGAGGAGCTGTAGCTTTAAAGGGGTTAACAGTAATTTTAATAATGATAACAGTTATAGCACTGCTTCTAGATTGTATATATATTGGAATTTGTTATTTTTATATTAAGACTCAAATGGACATGGCAAATAGAGCTGTATATGCTGAAATAGATAGAACAAGATTAGCTGACAGAGAGCTTTACATTGATAAATCGACTGGAGAAACTAAATTCTATGAGTATTTAAAAAAGAATTTAAAACTCAATGACAGTCTAGAGCCTATAGGACTAAATATGCGAATAGAAGGACCAATACAAGTACTGGATATAATAATTTATAATGAAAGTGACCTTCCAGCTGTTACTCCAGTAGTAACTAATATAGACATGGTAAGTGTACATTCCAGAATAGAAGCTCAAATAAGACCTATTTTCATAGGAATATTTACGACTGTAACGATAAGACCTTACATAGATACGGATCTCCCTGATAAACTAGTAAAGAATTTCCACCCAATGTAATTTTAAATTCATAAAAAATTTTTTGACATAT
The Caldisalinibacter kiritimatiensis genome window above contains:
- a CDS encoding prepilin peptidase; translated protein: MIKIILILVVGIAAYYDYKKRIVPDKLIFPSIFIGITIALINKEISKIVAAILLYFFLYLFLYRTRIIPGGDIKVLVFIFTLTDWEFLFKVVYSTMIFTIPLYIYYLIKQSKNGKKEIIPLVVPIFLACIYHVFKMEGASCIKVLFF